In the genome of Brachypodium distachyon strain Bd21 chromosome 3, Brachypodium_distachyon_v3.0, whole genome shotgun sequence, the window ACTCCTTGATTAATGACGCCGGTCATCGGCGGCAAGTCAAAACAGAGAGACTCTAGTTAATCATTGAGCGCGCGCCGGGAGCAAATATAAAACGGCACCTTTGTTAACTACACTCGCACAGTTGCACTCGTAGCTAAGCTTCCACAACGCTcatccatggccatggccgtcagcttcctcctcctcctctctctcctgccCCCTCTACTCgcgacagcagcagcacacgGCAGCGGCCACTTCTCCGACGCcgacgatgccgccgccgcgctgctcaCCTCGTGCCTGGCGACGGCCGGCGTGCGCAACGTGACctcgcgccgctcgccggcctaTGCCGCCGCGCTGGCCTTCTCCGTCCAGAACCTCCGCTtcgcctcctccggcgccggcgccgggcccGCCGCCGTGGTGGTGCCGTCGTCCCTGGCcggcctccgcgccgccgtgctctgCTCGCGCGAGTCCCGCCTCGCGATCCGCCTCCGCAGCGGGGGCCACAGCTACGAGGGCCTCTCCTACACCACCagcggagacgaagaagaaggaggaggcggcgccttCGTCGTGGTCGACCTCGTGGCGCTCGACGCCGTCCACGTGGACGCCGCGTCACGCACCGCCTGGGTCCAGTCGGGCGCCACGCTCGGCCAGCTGTACCACGCCGTGGCCATGGCCACGTCGTCGAGCCCGGCCAGCCTCGCCTTCTCCGCGGGCTCCTGCCCCACCGTCGGCTCCGGGGGCCAcgttgccggcggcgggtTCGGGCTCCTGTCAAGAAAACACGGCCTCGCCGCGGACAACGTGGTGGACGCCGTGCTGgtggacgccggcggccgcgtccTGGACCGGAGCGCCATGGGCGAGGACGTCTTCTGGGCGctacgcggcggcggtggcggcgcgtgGGGCGCGGTGTACGCGTGGCGGGTCCAGCTcagcgccgtccccgaccgcgTCACCGTCTTCGTGGTCAACCGGCCTGGCACGGTCGAAGCGGTGGCGCGGCTGGTGTCCACGTGGCAGCACGTGGCGCCGTGGCTGCCCGACGAGTTCTACCTTTCGGCGTTCGTTGGGGCCGGCCTACCGGAGTCAGACAAGACCGGAATTATCTCTGTCACATTTAAAGGGTTCTTCCTCGGCCCGGCACACGAAGCGATTCAGATATTATCCACAAGGTTCCCTGAAATCGGGTTGTCGGATCTTGACCCCAAGGAGATGAGCTGGATCGAGTCCGTGGTGTTCTTCTCGGGTTTGCCCGCAGGGAGCCCCGTGTCGGAGCTCACCGACCGGGTTCTCCATGGGAAGAACTACTTCAAGGCGAAATCAGACTTCGTGCGTCGTCCGATGGCCATCGATGATTTGACCAAAGCCATCGATTTCCTCTCCAAGGAGCCCAAGGCGTATGTCATCCTTGACCCCTATGGCGGGGCCATGGATCGTATCGAGGCCACCGATCTGCCCTTTCCTCATCGCAAAGGCAACATCCACGGCATCCAATATCTCATCGATTGGACGGCCGACGAGGACAGCCACAGAGACTCCTACATGGATTGGCTGCGGAGATTCTACGACTTGATGGGAGCATATGTTTCAAATGGTCCACGCACGGCGTACATAAACTACCAAGACCTTGATCTAGGTACCAACGATTGGTCCGGTCTTATGGCAAAAGGCGACGATGAGAACGCCAATCCGGTCGAGACGGCAAGAATATGGGGCGAGAGGTACTTCCTAGGCAACTACGACCGACTTGTTCGTGCAAAGACCGCCATCGACCCGGAAAACGTGTTCCGCAATGCTCAAAGCATCCCGCCCCTCTTCACCGGAGCCCGAGGGACGACTAGGAGGACGCCACGCGGCATCTCGCCTAAAGTCGCGTCCGAGGACGACAAGGCATATGATAGCTAGCGAGAGCCAAACACGTATACTCAAGATTCATAAGATTGATTTAGAGAAAGCATGTATGTAGCGCGATGCACCGAGCATCCATGGCATGACTAGGAGGTACTCCACGTGGCATTACATCCAAAGATGCGAACAAGGGGAAGGCACAGGGGTCATATAGCAAAGACATACACATACGGACGCATTTGTGAGTGAGTGTGTTTGTGTTGTACTTCTGCAATGTTGCTGTCATGGTGTCATGCATAGTGGCCGTCCAGGAGGCCAATTTGTTCTCTCTTTTGTATAGAAAGAAGGTGATCTGGATTGGTAGAGCTAAGCAGAAAACGAGAGGATTGTTATTTGGTGCGTTGCCGCTCTTGACCACTGAAATGATGGAAATTACATCACGTCGATCTGTCCTTATTGAAGGGGTCTTTGTAGAGTTGCTGTTGATGCTGATAAGTGATAACTAGAATATATAGTATATCCACACACTGACGCAAAGtatattctctctctctttttaatttctgCGATAACTTAAACGGATGAAAAATCACACTATATAGTTTTACAAGTCATACTAATCAACTGTTAAGATTTTCTTACATATATCAGTACGCGGACCAGTTTTAGCCCATAGCTATATCCGTCCGGTTGCTTTCATTTTTCTCGCTTTAACCATCTGCTGCCCATATAATTAAGGGTCTGCCTTGTCAACTGAATTTTGACAAGACCGACACCCTTAAAAATGCCAGCATGCATGTTTTCTCACAAAAAGAGGAGAAAATTTGTTGCCCATCTTTACGTGAGAAGTTGGATGTTTAGAATACAGTCTGGCATTCAGTGATGCCCATCTTTTTGTGAGAAGTTGGATGTGAGAAAATCTGTTGCCCATATTTGCATCGGGTATCTACCTGGGAGCGTGAAATTCAGAGAAATGCCgcgaaaaggaaagaaaaaacacagtCTGAAGACAAACCTGAGCTTGCCTTATTGGCCCAAACCTCCAGCCCAACACGAACAGCATTGGAGGCCCAGTCAGCCGATGGCCTGTTCTGTTCTTTCTGCTCCTATCCTCTGTTGGTGTTGGTGTCTAAAACCGCCACTCCGTGATTCAGAACATCGGTGTACGCTATAATctgagaaagaaaataaactcATAGCGTACGCTTTTGCCGTAGTCGAAGCAAGCCGCAGTCACATTCACACGAACAGCCGCCTTAATTGCGCTCGCATTCATCGACGGGAAATTAAGGCGAGGAAACAACTCCAGGTCAATAAACCCAGCCTAACCATGCACTCCTACGTTACTGTGTAGTCATTGTCTACTCCAGATTTGTTGCCTCTGCATAATGGCATAGAAAGTGCCCGTGCCCCTGTAGCTGTGGAGTACTGcctaactagctagctagcatgaTCATATTATCAAAGGCCTCTCTTGAATAGGCCGTATCACATCACATGTCTCTCTCCATCGTCGTTTCAATTCGCCCAAGGGAAAACAGTTCCGGCACTGGAGTTCAATTGTTAATTCCATGCCTTCCATGAAAACTAACCATCTGCAACCGTGCACAAGTACATATATACTCACATATACCTCCACGCCGAATCTCTCACGATCTCAAGCCTTGACGACAACAATGAATCGGCATCCCATTGGAGCTCTGCTCCTAGCTTGCCTCTTCTTGACACTCCATGAAACCATTCGCTCCGGCGCCCATGCGGCAACAACCAGCGGCAGCTTCtccatcttcaacctccggtTCGCGCCGCCCTACATCGCCggtcccgccgccgtcgtgttCCCCGGGTCGAAGGAAGAGCTCCGGGGAGCTGTCCTGTGCGCCCGCCACAGCATGCTGGCGATTCGGGTGCGCAGCGGCGAGGGGCAGTCGTACACCACTGAGAACCGTGTCCCCTTGGTGGTGGTCGACCTAGCGAATTTGAGCCGGGTCCGAGTCGACCCAGGCTCCGCCACGGGCTGGGCCGACCCGGGCGCGACGGTGGGGGAGTTGTACTGCTCCGTGGGCCAGTCGAGCCCGCTGGGTCGGAGTCGATTACGTCCAGACACCGATCTCGAGGCCCGACATGATCGAGATCGTCCGTAACCTGTCGACCGGGCCAACAGGGTCTATCCAGCTGGACCCCTATGGTGGGGCCATGGCGCGGGTCAGCAGCGACAAGACGCCGTTTCCGCACCGTGCCGGGAACCTCAGCATCCAGTACGGTGTGAACTGGGATACTCCATCACAAATAGACCGTGCCGGGGAGTACTTTATCGGGTGGCTAAGGTCGTTCTACGAGTACATGGCCCCCTACGTGTCCAAGGATCCCCGCGCCGCGTACGTGAACTACCTCGACCTGGGCGTGAATAACGGGACCCGTTTCGCCGGCGGTGGCCCATGCAAGAGCGCCGTTTGGGCGGGCCTACTTCGGGGATAACTTTGATCGGCTGGTCAGGGCC includes:
- the LOC104581267 gene encoding reticuline oxidase, which translates into the protein MAMAVSFLLLLSLLPPLLATAAAHGSGHFSDADDAAAALLTSCLATAGVRNVTSRRSPAYAAALAFSVQNLRFASSGAGAGPAAVVVPSSLAGLRAAVLCSRESRLAIRLRSGGHSYEGLSYTTSGDEEEGGGGAFVVVDLVALDAVHVDAASRTAWVQSGATLGQLYHAVAMATSSSPASLAFSAGSCPTVGSGGHVAGGGFGLLSRKHGLAADNVVDAVLVDAGGRVLDRSAMGEDVFWALRGGGGGAWGAVYAWRVQLSAVPDRVTVFVVNRPGTVEAVARLVSTWQHVAPWLPDEFYLSAFVGAGLPESDKTGIISVTFKGFFLGPAHEAIQILSTRFPEIGLSDLDPKEMSWIESVVFFSGLPAGSPVSELTDRVLHGKNYFKAKSDFVRRPMAIDDLTKAIDFLSKEPKAYVILDPYGGAMDRIEATDLPFPHRKGNIHGIQYLIDWTADEDSHRDSYMDWLRRFYDLMGAYVSNGPRTAYINYQDLDLGTNDWSGLMAKGDDENANPVETARIWGERYFLGNYDRLVRAKTAIDPENVFRNAQSIPPLFTGARGTTRRTPRGISPKVASEDDKAYDS